In Mycolicibacterium lutetiense, the sequence CAAGATCTCGCGGCAGGGGCGTTCGACCGCGTGAGCTTCACGTGGCAGTGCGGGTAACGACGTTCAGGCGTCGTCGAGCAGGTCCGGGGTCACCGCTGACTCGGTGTCGGGCAGCCCTTCCTGCTTGGCTTTGCGATCGGCCATCGACAGCAGGCGCCGGATACGTCCGGCCACAGCATCTTTCGTCATCACCGGGTCGGCAAGCCGGCCCAGCTCCTCGAGAGATGCCTGCCGGTGCTCGACCCGAAGCTTGCCTGCCGCTGCCAGGTGATCGGGCACTCCGTCACCCAGGATGTCCAACGCACGCTCCACCCGGGCCGCCGCAGCCACCGCGGCCCGCGCCGACCGGCGCAGGTTCGCATCGTCGAAATTGGCCAGCCGGTTGGCCGTGGCACGGACCTCGCGGCGCATGCGCCGCTCCTCCCACGTCAGCCGCGTATCCTGGGCGCCCATCCGGGTCAGCAACGCGCCGATCGCCTCCCCGTCACGCACCACCACCCGGTCAGCACCACGCACCTCACGTGCCTTGGCACTGATCCCGAGCCGCCGAGCTGCGCCCACCAGGGCCAGGGCAGCCTCCGGGCCGGGGCAACTGACCTCGAGCGCCGAGGACCGCCCCGGCTCGGTCAGCGATCCATGGGCGAGGAAAGCACCGCGCCACGCAGCCTCGGCATCGCCGACGCTGCCGCCGACCACCTGCGCGGGCAGTCCAC encodes:
- the whiA gene encoding DNA-binding protein WhiA → MTAEVKDELSRLVVNSVSARRAEVASLLRFAGGLHIVAGRVVVEAEVDLGIIARRLRKDIHDLYGYNAVVHVLSASGIRKNTRYVVRVAADGEALARQTGLLDLRGRPVRGLPAQVVGGSVGDAEAAWRGAFLAHGSLTEPGRSSALEVSCPGPEAALALVGAARRLGISAKAREVRGADRVVVRDGEAIGALLTRMGAQDTRLTWEERRMRREVRATANRLANFDDANLRRSARAAVAAAARVERALDILGDGVPDHLAAAGKLRVEHRQASLEELGRLADPVMTKDAVAGRIRRLLSMADRKAKQEGLPDTESAVTPDLLDDA